The Apibacter raozihei DNA segment ATGAATCAAGTATTTATAGATGCAGTTAAAACTAACAAATATATATGAAAAATATACTTTTGGTAATGAATAGGGAGTTTTTGACTCAAGCCAGAAAAAAATCCTTTATAATAATAACTATTTTAGCTCCTATTTTAATTTTATTGGCTGGAATAATAGTTGCTTATATGGTTAAAATTAATGAAACTAATTCCAAAGTAGCAATTATAGACGTGACAAATCAATTCTATCCAGAATTTAAAAGTGACGAAAAACATACATATAATTTTTATGAACAAAAGGATTTAAAAGCATTAAAAGATTCTTTAATAAAAGGTAAATCTATTGATGCGCTCCTTTATATTCCGGATGTACATGATTCTCTTTTCAATAATCTGGAAACTCATATTCAGTTTTACACCAATAAAAATCTTAATAAATCATTATTATTTTCCATTGAGTCTAATATCAATAAAGTTATTGAAAATAAAAGAAGAATTCAATTAGGACTTAAAAAAGAAGATATTCAGAAATTATCTTCAAACATTTCCTTAAAAATAATGAATTTAAAGGATGGTAAGTCAGATATAAATTCATCAGTTAAAGACATATTGGCTCTTTCACTGATGTATGTTATATTAATGTTTATAATCATATATGGTACTCGAGTTATGAGAAGCGTGATGGAAGAAAAAAATAACCGGGTGGTAGAAATAATTATTTCATCAGTAAAGCCTTTTGAACTTATGATGGGTAAAATACTAGGAACTACACTGGTAGCACTTACCCAGTTTAGTATTTGGATTATGATGACCATGGTTTTACTTTTTGCCGGACAGATATTTTTAGGAAAAGAATTAATGATGAATCCTCATCAAAACGGAATAAACGAATTAATTAATTATGATGCTCAGGTTCAGGTAAAAAATACAATAGATGGTCTTTTAGGTTTAAACTATCCATTAATAATTTTTGTTTTTTTATTTTTCTTTTTAGCAGGATATCTGTTTTATAGCTCTTTTTTTGCAGCAATAGGTGCTGCCGTAGACAATGACACGGAAACACAACAATTTATGCCGATAATTGTAGTTCCACTAATGCTAGGAGCTTACGGGTGTATTACTATTATAAATAATCCCGAAGGTCCTGTAGCTTTCTGGTTAAGTATGATTCCTTTTACATCTCCGATGGTCATGGTAACCCGTGCTTTTTATGGAATTCCGGCATGGCAACTTATTCTTTCAATTATAATTATGATAATTTCTGTTTTTGCAATGATATATTCTGCAGCAAAAATTTATAGAATAGGAATATTAATGTACGGTAAGAAAATCAGTTTTAAAGAATTGATCAAATGGGTAAGACAATCTTAATGAAACCTTGAATAAATCATAAATATTTGTAATCTTTACCTGTAAAATATTTATATATTAGCAAAATTAGAAATAAGATTATTTGCATATAATTAAAAACAGCTAAAATGAGTATAAAACTTCGTTTGATTATTTTGGTTTTCCTTCAGTTTTTTATTTGGGGAGCATGGATGATTACCATTGGAAATTATTGGTTTGAGACCAAACACTGGGGAAATATTGAATTCGGAGCCATATTTTCAACCATGGGTATAGCCTCTATTTTTATGCCTACTTTATGTGGTATTGTTGCAGACCGCTGGATTAACGCTGAAAGATTATATGCAATCCTTCATACACTTGGAGGAATTACATTTCTGGCAATTCCATTTATAGAGACCTCATCTACATTTTTCTGGGCAATTTTAGTAGCAATGATATTTTACATGCCAACCATAGCATTAACTTATTCTATATCTTATAATGCTCTGGAAAAAAATAACCTGGATATTGTAAAGGATTATCCCCCTATACGGGTATGGGGTACTATAGGATTCATTGTAGCTATGTGGGTTACTAACCTATCAGGGAATAAAGCATCAGGAAATCAATTTATAATAGCAGGAACAGTTGCCATATTATTAGGTATTTATTCTTTATCATTACCAAAATGTCCCCCACAAAATAATACATCTCAAAATAAATCACTGGTTCAGATTCTGGGACTAGATGCTTTTTCATTGTTTAAAAACTATAAGATGATGTTGTTTTTCCTGTTTAGTATGTTTTTAGGCGCAGCATTGCAGCTAACCAATGCATATGGAGATACATTTTTGTCTGATTTTGGATTAATAGGAGAATACCAAAACTCTTTGATAGTAAGATATTCTACACTTATTATGTCAATATCTCAGATTTCAGAAACCATGTTCATACTAGCCATTCCTTTTTTTCTTAAAAAATTCGGGATTAAAAATGTTATGCTTATTAGTATGGTGGCCTGGGTTTTTCGTTTTGGATTATTTGCATTTGGTGATCCTACTCAGGGACTGTGGATGCTACTATTGTCGTGTATAGTCTATGGTATGGCATTTGATTTCTTTAATGTTTCAGGTTCACTTTTTGTTGAATCAACGACTAATGCTAAGATAAGATCTAGTGCTCAAGGTTTATTTATGATGATGACTAATGGATTTGGTGCGATATTCGGAAGTTTGATTAGTGGATTTATAATTCAAAAGTTTTTTACTTTAGAATTTACACAGGTAAATGATTTGCTTTCATACTTACATACAGATTTGAACAATCCAGCTATTAAAAATCTCTTATCAGGAAATGAATTCGGAGAAAATGGTATTTTGAAAAATCCCGTTGAAATAAAAGAATGGAAAAATATATGGATTACGTTTGCCTCTTATTCTCTAATTGTAGCCGTATTGTTTGCTGTACTCTTTAAGCATAAGCATAAACCGCAGGATCAATAAACAAAATAATTGGTTAAGGTTTTATAATAAATTTTTGTGATTTACTAAATAACCATCCGATAAGGATTCCTACCAATATACCTGTTATAATATCCAATGGGAAGTGCACTCCCACATAAATTCTGCTGTATGAAACTAATGCAGCCCACGAGAAAAATAAATAAGTAGAATATTTGTGTTGCTTCTTAAATAAAGATGAAAGATAAACTGCTAAACCAAATGAATTTGCTGCATGGGCAGAAAAAAAACAATAATTACCTCTGCATCTATCAATAACTAATCGGAAAAGTCCATCAATTTCCTGATTTTTACATGGTCTTGGACGTTTTATCCAATGTTTAATTAATGAAGCAAAATTATCTGTAATTAAAATCATTAAGCCAATACTTAAGCCAATTAAGAGTGCCTTTTTCCATCCAAATTTTTCTATTACTATAATAAAAATCATTAGATAGACTGGTATCCAATAGTATTCATTGGTCATAAATAACCAGAATTGATCAAAGTTGGAACTTCCCAGATTATTTAAGAATAGGAATAGCTCAGTATCCCAACGTACAAATGTATTCATAGTTATCTTTTTACCGGGCCGTCAAAAGAATCATCCAGCATGTCATCAACGGTATTTTTGGAATCCTGTATAGTTTCTTCCATTGTATTTTTCGCCTCTTGTATTTCATCCTCAATTTCTTTAACAGCACCGCTCTCTTCAATTTGAGACATCACTTCTCTTTTTATATTATCAGTAGCATCTTTCATGGCTCTAACACCTTGGCCTAAGCCACGGGCAATTTCTGGAATTTTATCTGGACCGAATAACAATACGGCTACAAAAATAATGACAATAATTTCTCCGAAACTCACAATTTGAATTTTATTTTTACAAAGTTACATTTTCTAAATTATATATAAATGCACATAGTTTAAAATTATTAACTAGCTATAAATAAAAAAGGACTCAATATCAATTGAGTCCTTTGTTTATAATCTAGTATTAATATTAGTTTTTTGCTAATTTAGGTTCCGTTTCTTTATCATAACTATATTTAGTTAAATCATAAGAAAGAGCCGAAGCTATATAAATGGAAGAATACATACCAAATGTAAATCCTAAAAATAAAGCAAACATAAATCCTTGTAAGCTTTCACCTCCAAAGAAGAAAATTATTACAGTTACCATAATGGTGGAAACCCCCGTGTTAATAGTTCTTCCTAAAGTATGATTAATAGCATCATTATACAATTCTTCCAGAGTCATCAGGTGATGAACGTTATTTCTTTTATTTTCTCGGATCCTATCAAATACAATTACTGTATCATTAATAGAGTAACCAATAATAGTAAGAATAGCAGCTATAAAAGATTGATCTATTTCTACAGAAAACGGTATAATTTTAACCCAGCTAAGTACTGAGAATACACCCATTACTATTACAGAGTCGTGTAGTAAAGATATAACAGCACCTGTAGACATTTGCCAGTTTCTAAATCTGACAAGAATATAAATAAATATACCTCCTAAAGCTATGGATACAGCAATAATTCCACTTCTGACTATTCCGCTGGCAACAGTTGGTCCAACCTCAGAAGCTGATTGAATACCATACGGAGATCCTTTAACAAAATTATCTTTAGAATAGTTGGCAGGTAAAAAACTTTTAAGACCTTCATATAATTTTTCTCTTATTACAACATCTATATTCGGATCGTTACTATCCATACCGTATTTAGTTGTAATTCTTACCTGATTACTTTCCCCGTATTGTTTTGCATTAATATTATTAGATTCTCCGTTCTTTACAAAAAGTTTTTCTAAAGAATTTGAAATTTCTTCAGGATGAATATTTTTTTCCAGCTTGATTACATATGTTCTACCTCCCGTATAATCTACCCCTTTGTCAAAACCTTTAGTAAAGATTGATGCAATAGCAATTATCATTAAAATGAATGAAAAAATGTAAGCAAATTTTCTTTTTTCCATCCATTTGAAATGAACATTAGTAAACCAGTTTTTTGTTATGTTAGTAGTTAAAGAGAAAGTTTTCCCTTTATCCATAGCGCCATAAATAAGCATTCCGGTTATAAATATTGCAGTAAATAAAGTACAGAATATACCGATAACTAAAGTAACAGCAAATCCTTTGATAGGACCGGTGCTGAACAGCAAAACTATACCAACGATAAGGGTAGTAAGGTTTCCGTCAATGATGGCAGCCAGCGCATGCTTTTGACCTTCCATGAAGGCTTGTTTTAACGGTTTACCCAATCGTAATTCTTCCTTGACCCTTTCAAATATAATAATGTTCGCATCTACTGCCATGGCCATAGATAGAACGATACCTGCAATACCCGGAAGAGTGAGGACAGCTCCTGTAGAAGCCATAATTCCGATTAAGAAAAATAAATTTATTATTAAGGCAATATTTGCGTATAAACCAGCTTTACCATAGTAAAATAGCATCCATGCTAAAATAAATACATAAGAAACAACAATAGATAATAAACCATTGTTAATGGATTGTTGACCTAAAGTTGGACCTACGATTTCAGATTGAATAATTTTAGCTTTGGCTGGTAAGTTTCCGGATTTTAGTACGTCTACTAAGTCATTTGCTTCCTGTTCACTAAAATTACCGCTGATTATGGACTGCCCGTTAGGAATTTCAGTATTGACATTTGGTGCGGTATATACAACTTCATCTAATACTACTGCTATAGGTTTTCCAATATTTCTTTTAGTAAGATCTTTCCAGGTTACTGCACTTTCTGGACTCATCTGCATACTGATTTGTATACGGTTAAATTGGTCGAAAGTTATATGAGCTTCCGTTACAGCTCCAACTAAAGGTGCTTTGTTATTTTTTGTACCTCTTATAGCATATAATTCTAATTCGTTAGGAAAACGAGAATCCGGTTTTGAAGCCCATAGGAATTTAGAATATTTTAATGATACAGGTAATAATTTTTTAGCTTTATCTGAGAAAATTATTTGATTAACAGCAGCTGTATCCTGAATTTTAGCAACAGCTACAGCATTTGAACGGTTAGATGGAGCTAATAACGCAGATAATTTATTATTTGCAATTTTTTGATTAGCATCCATTAAATAAGCCCAGACTGAAGCTTGATCAAAAACTTCCCAAAACTCAAGTCTTGCTGAAGTTTGTAAAAGTTTTTTAACACGATCTGCATCTGTTACTCCGGGTAGTTCAACTAAAATTCTACCGGTTCCGGGAACCCTTGCAATGTTAGGCTCATCAATATTTAGTTTTTTTATACGAGCTCTAATTACATCAATAGCTTTATTGACTTTAGACTCGACAACACCGGAAATATATTTTTCTACATTAGCATCAGAAGTGTTATACTGAATTTGTCCGGATAAATCTTTTGTCCCGAAAACATCAGGAGAAGATAATTTTAAATCAGGTTGCCCTAATTCTTTTTTAGCCGATTCAAAAGCCTTGAAAAAGTTAGATGTATAGGTTGCATTAGATTTGACTTCCTGAGAAGTTGCAATATCCAGTGCTTTTCTGAATACAGGATTTTCAGAATTGTCTGCTAAATCTAAAAGTAAATCTTTTTCAGAAATTTCAAGCAATAAATTTAAACCTCCTTTAAGGTCTAATCCAAGCTTCATTTCTTTCTTTTTAGCATCGAAATAATTTAATTTAACAATTCCTAGATTCAGTGTGTCTTTAGCTAATTTCTCAAGCTCTGTTCTTTTACTGGCCTCAGTTCCGTTAGATAAACTATTTGCTTTAGATTCAATACGGTTAACATAAAATGTCGGAAATAATTCCGCCAGACAAATTAACGAAAGAACAATAGCAAAAAATTTAACAAATCCTTTTCCTTTCATTGTGAAATTTTAATATGTATAATATTTTTATTTTAGTCTGCAAATATAGCAGACTATTTCATGTCAGCCAATTATTTATAAGTTTTTTTTATACTGCTTTATAAATAAATAAGGAGGAATATTAACTCAATGTTAAATGAATTAAAAAAAATAATATTTGTATTTGAAAAATCATATCCATTTATATATTTGCATTTTTAATTTTATAATGAAGGAAGAAATAGAAAGAGCAGTTGAAGTCTTAAAACAAGGAGGAATTATTCTTTACCCTACAGATACAATATGGGGTATAGGCTGCGATGCTACTAATGAGGAAGCTGTAAATAAAATATATAAATTAAAAAATCGGGAGAAGGGTAAAAACTTAATACTATTGGTTGAGAATGAAAGACGGTTGCAAAACATTGTTGAAGTACCTACATTAGCCTGGGATTTAATTGATATGTCCGAAAAACCGTTAACTATTGTTTATGATAACCCTAAAAATTTACCTCCAAACTTAATATCTGAGAATAATACAATAGGAATAAGACTCACTAAAGATGAATTTTGTAAGAAATTAATATCTAAGTTAAATAAACCGTTAGTGTCTACTTCAGCTAACTTAAGTGGACAGCCATCTCCGGAAAAATTTGACTCAATTTCAAGTAAAATTTTGGAAGGTGTGGATTATATAATAAATTTGCGCCGTGAAGAAAAAAGTTTGTACCCGGGATCTTCGGTAATACAACTTTCTGTAGATGGAAAAATTAAGATAATAAGAGAATAAGAGAATAAATATTTCATGGATTTAACTCAGGCTATACAAGCACCTATATTTAAACAGCTATCAAAAATTGCAAGTGAAAAAAAGCAAAGAACTTTTGTCATTGGTGGTTTTGTTCGTGATTATTTATTAGGTAATACTGAGGCTGAAGATATTGATATAGTTACTGAAGGAAGTGGAATAGAATTAGCTACTATTTTAGCTGAAACTTATAAGCCTAGACCTAAGGTTTCCTATTTTAAGCGTTTCGGTACCGCTATGGTCAATATAAAAAATTGCGATATTGAATTTGTAGGTGCCCGTAAGGAAAGTTATACTCCCGACAGTCGTAAGCCTTTTGTGGAAAACGGAACTATAGAAGATGATCAAAAAAGAAGAGATTTTACAATAAATGCCTTAGCAATAAGTCTAAATGAAGATGATTACGGAATGCTTATTGATCCGTTTAATGGATTAAATGATTTAAATAACAAGATTATTCGTACACCCCTAGATTCTGATATAACTTATTCTGACGATCCTCTTCGTATGATTAGAGCTATTCGTTTTGCTACAAGATTAGGTTTCCAAATTGAAGAAAAATCATTCGAAGCTATAAGAAGGAATGCCGTACGTTTTGATATTCTTTCCAAAGAAAGAGTTGCAGATGAATTTAATAAGATAATGATGACTCCTCAGCCAGGTATAGGACTTAAATTGTTATTCGAAGCAGGGCTTCTGGAAAGATTTTTGCCGGAACTTACCGATTTGCAGGGAATTGAAGAGATTGAAGGACAGAAGCATAAAGATAATTTTTTTCATACATTGGAGGTAGTGGATAATATAAGTCAAACAACTGATAATTTATGGTTACGTTGGGCGGCATTACTTCATGACATTGGTAAAGCAAGAACTAAGCGTTTTGATAAAAAAATAGGTTGGACTTTTCATTCCCATGAATTTGTTGGTAGCAAAATGGTAGTTACTATATTTAAAAGATTAAAGTTACCTCTGGGCGATTCTCTCAAATATGTCCAGAAACTAGTACAATATAGTTCCAGACCAATATCGTTAATTACCGATGATGCCACTGATAGCGCATTAAGACGTTTACTTTTTGATTCCGGGGATGATATGGAAGATTTGTTTCTTTTGTGTAAAGCAGATATCACGACAAAGAATGAAAAAAAACAGGCTCAATTTAAAAAGAACTTTGAATACGTAGAGCGAAAGATTAAGGAAGTAGAAGAAAAAGATAAAATACGAAATTTTCAACCTCCTATCTCAGGAAATGACATAATGAATACATTTGAAATTTTAGAAGGAAAACAAATAGGAATAATCAAAGAAGCGATAAAAGAAGCAATATTAGAAGGAGTTATAAAAAATGAGTATAAAAATTCATTCGATTATATGTTAGAATTAGGAAAAAAATTAAATTTGAAACAAAAAAACTAAACTCAGTATGATTTATAAAATTAGAGTAATCCTTGAAACCGAAGATGACGTTTTTCGGGATATTGAGATTAAAGAATTACAAACTTTGTGGAATTTGTATGAAGGTATTAAAAGCGCTTTCAGTTTACAAGGAGATGAGTTAGCTTCATTTTATAAATCTGACGGAAACTGGAACCAGGGGCAAGAGGTTCCTTTAGAGGATATGTCAGATGAAGGTGATGGGGAAACAATGTCTGATGTTTATATCAAAGAAGCTTTTTCAAAAGTAGGAGACCGAATGCTTTTCGTTTACGACTTTATGAAAATGTGGTCATTTTATGTAGAATTACTGGATATAGTTGATAAAAAAGCTATAGGGAATTACCCTCTGACTGTATACAGATTTGGGAAAATGCCATTGAAAGCTCCAGATAAAAAATTCTCTTTATCTCCAGATATAGATGATTTTGGAGGAGTGGATGATGTAGATCTTGATATCAAATTTGAAGATGAAACAGAAACGTTTGATGATGAAGAAGAAGATACTTACGAAAATCATGATGCTGAAGCCATTTCTGATGAAGATGATGAAGATTAAAAAATAGAAATAACTTTTATTATAAAAGTTATTAAATCAAATAAAAAAGCTGCTAATTGATTAGCAGCTTTTTTATTTTAAATATATTTTTAAATTTAATGATTGTTATAATTTTCATCAAGTATAAAATCTTCCATAAATTTAGTCGTGTAATTACCGTCAATAAAATTAGAATCTTCCATTAATTGTTTATGAAGAGGTATAGTTGTTTTAACACCCTCAATATAAAATTCATCAAGAGCTCTTTTCATTTTAAGTATTGCCTCATCTCTGGTTGGAGCAGTAACAATAAGCTTAGCAATCATAGAGTCGTAAAATGGAGGTATTTTATAACCGGAGTATACATGAGTATCTATACGTACACCATTTCCTCCAGGAATATTCAGTCCGGTAATGGCTCCTGGGGAAGGTCTGAAGTCATTATAAGGATCTTCAGCATTTATTCTGCATTCAATAGAGTGAAGTTTAGGGTAAAAACTATGTTTCGGAACTTTTGTTCCCCCTGCTAATTCAATTTGAAGTCTTATAAGATCCAGATCGGTTATTTGTTCAGTAATTGGATGTTCCACCTGAATACGGGTATTCATTTCCATAAAATAGAAATTACGGTGTTTATCAACTAAAAATTCAATAGTACCTACACCTTCATAACCGATATATTCAGCTGCTTTTATAGCCGCTTTACCCATCTCTTCACGAAGTTCATCAGTCATGAAAGGGGAAGGAGTTTCTTCGGTTAATTTTTGATGCCTTCTTTGTACAGAACAATCTCTTTCAGATAAGTGAATAGCTTTTCCATATTTATCTCCGGCAATTTGAATTTCTATATGTCTGGGTTCTTCAATAAGTTTTTCCATGTACATACCACCGTTACCAAAAGCAGCTTCGGCTTCCTGAACAGCAGATTCCCATGATTTAGTAAGGTCTTCCTCTTTCCAGATAGCACGCATACCTTTTCCACCACCACCTGCTGTTGCTTTAATCATCACAGGATAACCAATTTCTTTCGCTATCTTTTTAGCTTCTTCGTAAGACCCGATAAGTCCTTCAGAACCAGGAACGGTAGGAACTCCAGCTTCTTTCATTGTTGCTTTTGCTGAAGCTTTATCACCCATTCTATCAATATTTTCAGGTGTAGCACCTATAAATTTAATTCCCATTTTTTGGCAGGATCTGGAAAAATTTGCATTTTCAGATAAGAATCCATACCCAGGATGTATTGCATCTGCATTGGTTATTTCAGCTGCAGCCAAAATATTTAATGGGTTTAAATAAGAATTTTTACTGGCCGCAGGACCAATACAAACTACTTCATCTGCAAATCGAAGATGCAGACTTTGAGCATCAGCAGTAGAATAAACAGCAACAGTTTTTATTCCCATTTCTTTAGCAGTCCTGAGAATTCGCATAGCAATTTCCCCTCTGTTTGCAATCAGAATTTTCTTAAACATAAATCAATAATTTTAAGATGGGTCTACTAAAAATAAAGGTTGATCGAATTCTACTGGAGAAGCATCATCTACTAAGATTTTAACAATCTTACCAGACACTTCTGATTCTATTTCGTTAAATAATTTCATTGCTTCTATAACACAAACCACACTTCCTATGCTTACCGTATCTCCAACATTTGTAAAAACGCTTTTATCCGGTGATGGCTTTCTGTAGAAAGTTCCGATCATGGGTGATTTAATTGTTATATATTTAGAAGTATCTTCTGTAGAAGCAGGGACAGTGGCAGGAGCAGAAGGCTGTTCAGCCGGTGCAGAAACCTGTGGTAAAGATTGTATCTGTTGTTGAGAAACCGATGGGGTATAGACTACTGAACCATTATTGGTTTTTATTGAAATCTCAAAATCCTCAGTTTTATAAGTTACTTCTGCAACATCAGATTTAGATACAAATCTTATTAAATTTTGAATGTCTTTAATGTCCATGAGCTAAAGCTTTTATTATTGTTTCAAATATAAAGTAAATTTGTTAATACACAAAAAAACCATTTAACATATTAATTAAATGGTTATATTTCTCAAATTGAATCAGTTAGATATTATTAATCTTCTACTTCTTCAACATTTTTTTCCATTACTACTTTACCTCTGTAATAAAGTTTACCTTCATGCCAGTATGCTCTGTGAAATAGATGTAATTCACCGGTAGCAGAACATTTTGCTAATTGAGGAACTGATGCTTTGTAATGAGTTCTTCTTTTATCTCTTCTTGTAGATGACTGACGTCTTTTAGGATGTGCCATAATTCCTTAAGTATATTTTTTATTTTTATTCTGTTTCTGTGTCACCTTCATCAGGTAGACTGTATTTTTCAATTAGGTCTGTATATTCATCTTTATAGCCTTCGGCATATCTGGGATGAATACGCTTCATAGGTATGGATAAAAGTACGCTTTCAAATATAAACTGGGCAATATTAACGCTATAAGCCCCCATAGGAATGATTAAAACCTCTTCGTTACTGTCATCAAATTCTTCACCGAATTTGACCAAAATTTTAATTATGTTATGAACAGATTCAACATAAACTTCGTCGGAAATATCACATTCTAATTGAACTTTTCCTTCTGTTTTAATTTCAAGCTCTAAAAATGAAGAATGTTTAGTAAGCGTTGCATCTACTTCAATTTTAGGCTCTTTGAATTCCTGCTCAAAAGTAAATAAATCAAAAAACTTTTGATCAGCAAACATCTTAAAGCTATGTTTACCAAGCTTTAAT contains these protein-coding regions:
- the accC gene encoding acetyl-CoA carboxylase biotin carboxylase subunit — protein: MFKKILIANRGEIAMRILRTAKEMGIKTVAVYSTADAQSLHLRFADEVVCIGPAASKNSYLNPLNILAAAEITNADAIHPGYGFLSENANFSRSCQKMGIKFIGATPENIDRMGDKASAKATMKEAGVPTVPGSEGLIGSYEEAKKIAKEIGYPVMIKATAGGGGKGMRAIWKEEDLTKSWESAVQEAEAAFGNGGMYMEKLIEEPRHIEIQIAGDKYGKAIHLSERDCSVQRRHQKLTEETPSPFMTDELREEMGKAAIKAAEYIGYEGVGTIEFLVDKHRNFYFMEMNTRIQVEHPITEQITDLDLIRLQIELAGGTKVPKHSFYPKLHSIECRINAEDPYNDFRPSPGAITGLNIPGGNGVRIDTHVYSGYKIPPFYDSMIAKLIVTAPTRDEAILKMKRALDEFYIEGVKTTIPLHKQLMEDSNFIDGNYTTKFMEDFILDENYNNH
- the accB gene encoding acetyl-CoA carboxylase biotin carboxyl carrier protein; the encoded protein is MDIKDIQNLIRFVSKSDVAEVTYKTEDFEISIKTNNGSVVYTPSVSQQQIQSLPQVSAPAEQPSAPATVPASTEDTSKYITIKSPMIGTFYRKPSPDKSVFTNVGDTVSIGSVVCVIEAMKLFNEIESEVSGKIVKILVDDASPVEFDQPLFLVDPS
- the rpmF gene encoding 50S ribosomal protein L32, which encodes MAHPKRRQSSTRRDKRRTHYKASVPQLAKCSATGELHLFHRAYWHEGKLYYRGKVVMEKNVEEVED
- a CDS encoding YceD family protein, which produces MEKLRNYDILFSSLKLGKHSFKMFADQKFFDLFTFEQEFKEPKIEVDATLTKHSSFLELEIKTEGKVQLECDISDEVYVESVHNIIKILVKFGEEFDDSNEEVLIIPMGAYSVNIAQFIFESVLLSIPMKRIHPRYAEGYKDEYTDLIEKYSLPDEGDTETE